A section of the Streptomyces sp. CG1 genome encodes:
- a CDS encoding class F sortase produces MCASDPSKLSELGEFAEFAEFAEEEERRRKRAPWGVMALLLLTGLALMRNGSGEFDVGPPQPASAAAPDTRTRLGTFSVPAAPLAFSAVDRVRIPAIQVNAPVMPVGLNADGWVGAPPADNANLAGWFTGAVSPGEKGTAVIVGHVDNQRGPAVFYGLGALKKGDRIEVLRKDGKTAVFETYGVEVFSKSGFPGDRVYGSKGTPELRVITCGGGFSKKNGYDGNVVVFARLVAVN; encoded by the coding sequence ATGTGTGCGTCCGACCCGTCCAAGCTCTCCGAGCTTGGCGAGTTCGCCGAGTTCGCCGAGTTCGCCGAAGAAGAGGAGCGGCGCAGGAAGCGTGCCCCGTGGGGTGTGATGGCGCTTCTCCTGCTGACCGGCCTGGCGCTCATGCGCAATGGCTCGGGGGAGTTCGACGTCGGTCCGCCGCAGCCCGCTTCGGCGGCGGCCCCGGACACCCGTACCCGCTTGGGCACCTTCAGCGTGCCCGCGGCGCCGCTCGCCTTCTCCGCCGTCGACCGGGTCCGGATCCCCGCGATCCAGGTGAACGCGCCGGTCATGCCCGTCGGTCTGAACGCGGACGGCTGGGTCGGCGCGCCGCCGGCGGACAACGCCAACCTGGCCGGCTGGTTCACCGGCGCGGTCTCGCCCGGCGAGAAGGGCACCGCCGTCATCGTGGGGCACGTCGACAACCAGCGGGGCCCCGCCGTGTTCTACGGACTCGGGGCGCTGAAAAAGGGAGACCGGATCGAGGTCCTGCGCAAGGACGGAAAGACCGCGGTGTTCGAGACCTATGGCGTCGAGGTCTTCTCGAAGAGCGGTTTCCCGGGTGACCGCGTGTACGGCTCGAAAGGAACGCCGGAACTGCGGGTCATCACCTGCGGCGGCGGATTCTCCAAGAAGAACGGTTACGACGGGAACGTCGTCGTCTTCGCCCGCCTGGTCGCGGTGAACTGA
- a CDS encoding SCO0930 family lipoprotein: MKTSWRTASLVATAASVLALTTACGQDNSTTPASAAQNVGATAPAGSPTTGAGVGTGTAAGNGYGADGNQSSGSPAPAAPAGKLTVAANPDLGNVLTDGSGLTLYRFDKDTANPPKSNCAGDCASTWPPVPAGDASAGAGVDKALLGEVTRADGTKQLTIGGWPAYRYVKDVNGGDVNGQGVGGKWFALAPDGKKASLASLPGLSVRKDPKLGNIIVNKNGMTVYRFLKDKAWPKVISNCTGACLVKWPAVGIVKPDDTQGVKKKGLMGFTRPDGVQQMTVNCWPIYTFSGDKAPGDTNGQGVGGTWYAVAPDGKPVGAPGK; this comes from the coding sequence ATGAAGACCTCCTGGCGGACCGCCTCACTGGTGGCCACAGCCGCTTCGGTGCTGGCGCTGACGACGGCGTGCGGTCAGGACAACAGCACCACCCCGGCCTCGGCGGCCCAGAACGTCGGAGCCACCGCGCCCGCGGGCAGCCCGACCACCGGCGCCGGAGTCGGCACCGGCACGGCGGCGGGCAACGGCTACGGCGCAGACGGCAACCAGAGCTCCGGCTCCCCGGCCCCGGCCGCCCCCGCGGGCAAGCTGACCGTGGCCGCCAACCCCGACCTCGGCAACGTGCTGACCGACGGCTCCGGCCTCACCCTCTACCGGTTCGACAAGGACACCGCCAATCCGCCCAAGTCGAACTGCGCCGGCGACTGCGCCAGCACCTGGCCGCCGGTGCCCGCCGGTGACGCCTCCGCCGGTGCCGGCGTCGACAAGGCGCTGCTCGGCGAGGTCACCCGCGCCGACGGCACCAAGCAGCTCACCATCGGCGGCTGGCCCGCCTACCGCTACGTCAAGGACGTCAACGGCGGTGACGTCAACGGCCAGGGTGTGGGCGGCAAGTGGTTCGCGCTCGCCCCCGACGGCAAGAAGGCCTCGCTGGCCTCCCTGCCCGGCCTGTCCGTCCGCAAGGACCCCAAGCTGGGCAACATCATCGTCAACAAGAACGGCATGACCGTCTACCGTTTCCTGAAGGACAAGGCCTGGCCGAAGGTCATCTCGAACTGCACCGGGGCCTGCCTGGTGAAGTGGCCGGCCGTCGGCATCGTCAAGCCCGACGACACCCAGGGCGTCAAGAAGAAGGGCCTGATGGGCTTCACTCGTCCCGACGGTGTCCAGCAGATGACCGTGAACTGCTGGCCGATCTACACCTTCTCCGGGGACAAGGCCCCCGGTGACACCAACGGTCAGGGCGTGGGCGGCACTTGGTACGCCGTCGCGCCCGACGGCAAGCCGGTCGGCGCGCCGGGCAAATAG
- a CDS encoding SAM-dependent methyltransferase yields MERPAWAPRSIDISVPSVSRIYDYYLGGSHNFEVDREAARKAMEFMPGLPKIMQANRAFMRRAVRFAAQQGITQYLDIGSGIPTFGNVHEVAQAAVPGARVVYVDRDPVAVAHSQAVLAGDDDADVVAADLRKPQEILSSPQVERLIDLNRPVALLLVAILHFVEDADDPYGAVAELREALAPGSLLILTHASYEGIPVPAERAEGAVDVYKDIRNPLIMRSRDEIARFFEGYDMVEPGLVPMPHWRPESAPEDEDPFAFSGFGGVGRTA; encoded by the coding sequence ATGGAGCGCCCCGCCTGGGCCCCACGGAGCATCGACATCTCGGTGCCGAGCGTCTCGCGGATCTACGACTATTACCTGGGCGGTTCGCACAACTTCGAGGTGGACCGGGAAGCGGCCCGCAAGGCAATGGAGTTCATGCCGGGGCTGCCGAAGATCATGCAGGCCAACCGGGCGTTCATGCGCCGGGCCGTGCGGTTCGCGGCCCAGCAGGGCATCACCCAGTATCTGGACATCGGCTCCGGCATCCCGACGTTCGGCAATGTCCACGAGGTGGCCCAGGCGGCCGTACCGGGCGCCCGCGTGGTCTACGTCGACCGGGACCCGGTCGCCGTCGCGCACAGCCAGGCGGTGCTGGCGGGTGACGACGATGCGGATGTGGTCGCCGCAGACCTGCGCAAGCCGCAGGAAATCCTCTCCAGCCCCCAGGTCGAGAGGCTGATCGACCTGAACCGGCCGGTTGCCCTCCTCCTCGTTGCCATACTGCACTTCGTGGAAGACGCGGACGACCCCTACGGTGCGGTGGCCGAGCTGCGCGAGGCGCTCGCGCCCGGCAGCCTGCTGATCCTCACCCATGCCTCGTACGAGGGAATCCCGGTGCCTGCCGAGCGGGCCGAGGGTGCGGTGGACGTATACAAGGACATTCGCAACCCGCTGATCATGCGCTCGCGCGACGAGATCGCGCGGTTCTTCGAGGGGTACGACATGGTGGAACCCGGACTGGTGCCGATGCCGCACTGGCGGCCGGAGTCGGCGCCGGAGGACGAGGATCCGTTCGCCTTCTCCGGATTCGGCGGCGTGGGGCGTACGGCGTGA
- a CDS encoding putative bifunctional diguanylate cyclase/phosphodiesterase, translating into MSAEPDGPEDRLRRFTTIWSRAVYPVTSTSLTRTEFEAELLPLARRLSELLRARGFDADGAKAVGAALVGAHCTDPEALARTLDCVDAYLVLYCAEDGPQDQPRMRSSRLQHAMAAGYAEALRERTLTEQESIAQAALQAQGLVAQALHASEARFRAVFEGAAIGIGIADLEGNVLQVNEALLRMFGQSDHALRGRRVQDWVHPEDAPQTWKLYDELVRGEREHYHLEKAFNRPDGTVLWTNLTVSLLRDADGAPQYQLALMEDTTERRLLNLRLRYEATHDALTGLPNRTLFFERLEKVLAAGEGQRFGLCYLDLDGFKTVNDSLGHAAGDRLLVEVADRLQSCATAPGEMVARLGGDEFVALTTGPGTERAVDELAERIMSALITPISIDGRDLMVRGSLGIVEGPAAERTAAEVLRSADITMYRAKSAGGNRSELADPEADARAITRHGLTTALPTALERGEFFIEYQPLVHLGDGSVRGAEALVRWLHPQHGVLGPDRFIPLAEHTGLIVPLGRWVLEESIRQARAWRERHGEESAPGPLRINVNLSPCQLSHPGLVQDTVDILERAGVAPDALCLEVTESALIGADDDLLKPLHRLAEMGVDIALDDFGTGYSNLANLRRLPVSILKLDRSFTQGMQQFPADPVDLKIVEGIVTLAHSLDLAVTVEGVETGAQAEQLRILGCDTAQGWYYARPGPPERLHDLALVDATG; encoded by the coding sequence GTGAGCGCGGAGCCGGACGGGCCGGAGGACAGACTGCGCCGGTTCACGACGATCTGGAGCCGGGCGGTCTACCCCGTGACCTCCACGTCGCTGACCCGTACGGAGTTCGAGGCGGAACTCCTCCCGCTCGCACGCCGGTTGAGCGAGCTGCTGCGGGCCCGCGGCTTCGACGCGGACGGTGCGAAGGCGGTCGGCGCCGCACTGGTCGGCGCGCACTGCACCGACCCCGAGGCGCTCGCCCGGACCCTGGACTGCGTCGACGCCTATCTGGTGCTGTACTGCGCCGAGGACGGCCCGCAGGACCAACCGCGCATGCGCTCCTCGCGGTTGCAGCACGCGATGGCCGCCGGGTACGCCGAGGCGCTGCGTGAGCGCACGCTCACCGAGCAGGAGTCCATCGCCCAGGCCGCGTTGCAGGCCCAAGGGCTGGTCGCCCAGGCCCTGCACGCCAGCGAGGCCCGCTTCCGCGCGGTGTTCGAGGGCGCCGCCATAGGGATCGGCATCGCCGACCTCGAGGGGAACGTCCTCCAGGTCAACGAGGCGCTGCTGCGCATGTTCGGGCAGTCCGACCACGCCCTGCGCGGCCGCCGCGTCCAGGACTGGGTGCATCCCGAGGACGCGCCCCAGACCTGGAAGCTCTACGACGAACTCGTCCGCGGCGAGCGCGAGCACTACCACCTCGAAAAGGCCTTCAACCGCCCCGACGGCACGGTCCTGTGGACCAACCTCACGGTCTCCCTGCTGCGCGACGCCGACGGCGCACCGCAGTACCAGCTCGCGCTCATGGAGGACACCACCGAGCGCCGGCTGCTCAACCTCCGGCTGCGCTACGAGGCGACGCACGACGCCCTCACCGGCCTGCCCAACCGCACGCTGTTCTTCGAGCGCCTGGAGAAGGTGCTGGCCGCGGGCGAGGGCCAGCGCTTCGGCCTCTGCTACCTCGACCTGGACGGCTTCAAGACCGTCAACGACAGCCTCGGGCACGCGGCCGGCGACCGGCTGCTGGTGGAGGTCGCCGACCGGCTGCAGTCCTGCGCGACCGCGCCCGGCGAGATGGTCGCCCGGCTCGGCGGTGACGAGTTCGTGGCCCTGACCACCGGGCCGGGCACCGAGCGCGCGGTGGACGAACTCGCCGAGCGCATCATGAGCGCCCTGATCACCCCGATCAGCATCGACGGCAGGGACCTGATGGTGCGCGGCAGCCTCGGTATCGTCGAGGGCCCGGCCGCCGAGCGCACCGCGGCCGAGGTGCTGCGCAGCGCCGACATCACCATGTACCGGGCGAAGTCGGCGGGCGGCAACCGCTCCGAACTCGCCGACCCCGAGGCGGACGCCCGCGCCATCACCCGCCACGGCCTCACCACCGCCCTCCCCACGGCCCTGGAACGGGGCGAGTTCTTCATCGAGTACCAGCCGCTGGTCCACCTCGGCGACGGCAGTGTGCGCGGCGCCGAGGCCCTGGTCCGCTGGCTGCACCCGCAGCACGGCGTGCTCGGCCCCGACCGCTTCATCCCGCTCGCCGAACACACCGGACTGATCGTCCCGCTCGGCCGCTGGGTCCTGGAGGAGTCCATCCGGCAGGCCCGCGCCTGGCGAGAACGCCACGGCGAGGAGTCGGCCCCCGGTCCCCTGCGCATCAACGTCAACCTGTCGCCGTGCCAGCTCAGCCATCCCGGCCTGGTGCAGGACACCGTCGACATCCTGGAGCGCGCGGGTGTCGCCCCGGACGCCCTGTGCCTGGAGGTCACCGAGTCCGCGCTCATCGGTGCCGACGACGATCTCCTCAAACCCCTGCACCGGCTGGCCGAGATGGGTGTCGACATCGCCCTGGACGACTTCGGCACCGGCTACTCCAACCTCGCCAATCTGCGCCGCCTGCCGGTGAGCATCCTCAAACTGGACCGCTCCTTCACCCAGGGCATGCAGCAGTTCCCCGCCGACCCCGTCGATCTGAAGATCGTCGAGGGAATCGTCACCCTGGCCCACAGCCTCGACCTCGCGGTCACCGTCGAGGGCGTCGAAACCGGAGCCCAGGCCGAACAGCTGCGGATACTGGGCTGCGACACGGCCCAGGGCTGGTACTACGCCCGCCCGGGCCCACCGGAACGGCTGCACGACCTGGCGCTGGTGGATGCCACGGGGTGA
- a CDS encoding LysR family transcriptional regulator — MQFQQLQYFVAVAETRHFTRAAELVHVAQPSLSQQIRALERELGADLFLRARGNITLTDAGEALLPLARRILADADTARYEVQELVQLRRGRVRLGATPSLCTGLLPDVLRAFHDRYPGIQLLIEEGGSHDLVRELARGALDLALIVLPLPTPAPALSTVELLREELVVVSSPEAPAPGRGRRVVHVADLEGERLVMFRHGYDLRELTVSACRSAGFEPEFAVEGGEMDAVLGFVRAGLGVAVVPRMVATRSGHGLRVTPLARPGLHRTIALAHRSDVAPPRAARELQRMLLER; from the coding sequence ATGCAGTTCCAGCAGCTTCAGTATTTCGTCGCCGTCGCCGAGACCCGGCACTTCACACGCGCCGCCGAGCTGGTGCATGTCGCCCAGCCGTCACTGTCGCAGCAGATCAGGGCGCTCGAGCGGGAGCTGGGCGCGGATCTGTTCCTGCGCGCCCGGGGCAACATCACGCTCACCGACGCGGGCGAGGCGCTGCTGCCGCTGGCCCGGCGGATCCTGGCCGACGCGGACACGGCCCGGTACGAGGTGCAGGAACTGGTGCAGCTGCGGCGGGGCCGGGTGCGGCTGGGGGCGACACCGAGCCTGTGCACGGGTCTGCTGCCGGATGTGCTGCGCGCCTTCCACGACCGCTATCCCGGTATCCAGCTGCTGATCGAGGAGGGCGGCTCGCACGACCTGGTGCGGGAGCTGGCGCGGGGCGCGCTGGACCTCGCACTGATCGTGCTGCCGCTGCCGACGCCGGCGCCCGCGCTGTCGACGGTGGAACTGCTGCGGGAGGAGCTGGTGGTGGTGTCCTCACCCGAGGCGCCGGCCCCCGGCCGGGGTCGGCGGGTGGTGCATGTCGCCGATCTGGAGGGCGAGCGGCTCGTGATGTTCCGGCACGGCTACGACCTCAGGGAACTGACCGTCTCCGCGTGTCGCTCCGCTGGGTTCGAGCCGGAGTTCGCGGTGGAGGGGGGCGAGATGGACGCGGTGCTGGGGTTTGTGCGGGCGGGGCTCGGAGTGGCCGTGGTGCCGCGGATGGTGGCGACCCGATCCGGGCACGGCCTGCGGGTGACTCCGCTCGCTCGGCCGGGGCTGCACCGGACCATTGCGCTGGCTCACCGCAGTGACGTGGCGCCGCCGCGGGCTGCGCGGGAGTTGCAGCGGATGTTGCTTGAGCGGTGA